The genomic segment ACAAGTTAAAGAGGTCCATGATAGCTAACTTCGGTATTAGAAAATAGGTGGTACAttaactaaattacaattttaactCTTATTTCTTATTTAAGGGTGCAGTTGTTTCATGGAAAACAGCTTGGTCAATCAAAAATGACTTGCAAGTCAACGGAGAATAGTCTCTTTTaactgtaaaatgacttaccctcTTAAAAAGCGCAAGTCATTTTCTGGAAAAGACCTcctttatgggtaattttatttttatataaaaattaacttaaatcaagtttaatattattatattaataatactttttaatttttaattttaaaatatttaaataatatttttcatatattgttgaaaagtatttaatattaatatattgataataaatatctattacaattataaatatattaataataaatgttataaaggttaaaatatgccataagtccaTGTACTCTTAACAAATTTGGAACTTAGTCCTTGTACttctatttttaagaatttagtccctgtactttttagATTTGGAAACCAAGTCTAATTGTTagcattgttaattttttttgtcaattttgttgatgtcacatttttaaataaaaactatccACTtcgtagtcatgtaactaaaaaatgacgtaatgaacttgaatttaacaaaatattttttatagtgttaataattaaacctgaattttgatatctaaaaagtaggattaaatttccaaaaataaaagtacatggactaaattttaaGTTTACGAAGAGTATaaggacttatgacatattttaacttagtataaaatatgaatattttaattatataaatatacatatttgtttAAGTAATGCTTAGCTTGATTTGTCTCTTACAACTCTAATGTGTCAATATGTACTctcatatatgtaatttaaattaagttttaattaagcattatttattattaagtttatatatgacTTTGATTATCacaaaatattatcttattatagAATAAATTTCGATTGTCAAAAGGAAATTGTGCTATAATATATTGCAACAAATATATTTATGCCATCTTTGTTTCACAAAGAACAACTTTTAGAAAATGATTTTAGGAAAACTTGCCAAACtacggaaaatattttatagAGAATCattcaaacaccagaaaatatcatcttttccaaaaattcaatatatttttcagaaatcatttttcggaagttgttttcaatgaaacaaacacaaCCTAAATATCTTATGATAATGCCAATGACTTTTCGCTTTTTGATGATTACAGTCTTCACCATTTTGAAATCTTTATTTTCAGTATATTAGAGCTTGTTAGGTTTTCTAGGAGAATAATTGGCGCTGAATTAGAAGGAAAATGAGGAATTAAGCATTTGTAGTGTATCTTATGATATTACAAGCTGGAGGTTCTGGTAAAATGATTTTTGGCAACATGTATAAGCCATGTATAGGCCATGATGTTTGAAACTGAAATTGTACATGACAAGTTGAAATTTATAATGTGTATTCTAATCCATTATCTGTTGTTAAATTTGGTCAGCACTCGCCAGGGCTTCctgttactttttttttgttttaattattttttgaatgtGTAAAATATTCTCTATGGTCATACAAATTCAACTACTTGTCATTCTGTAAACAGGCTCGTGATGCTGCAATGGCTGTGCAGGGAAAAATTGTAGATCACCAGCGTAAGAAAGGCAAAGGTATGTACTGCTAATTTGTGTTTATTAAAGGTTGTCCTACAGCCACTGCCCCTCTATGTTCCCTCTAGAACTCAGTCTTAGtttcttccccttttttttattatacttttacaGTTCATCTTGTAAATGGCTCATTTAATTTGGGTGCATTTTTCATCTTTAGCAAGTTTGCGGAAACTTGATGAACAACCAGAGCGGTTAAGGGGAGGAAAGCTTCGTGATTATCAGCTTGAGGGTTTGAATTTTCTTGTTAACAGGTATATACGTGTTTCTATTGATTTAGGTTAGGCATTTTTTTTTGATTTAGGTTAGGCATTTTTTTTTTACGGGAAATGATTATCTGAATTCTGAATCCCTGAGCATCTGATATATAATTAATGAATGTTCTTCGTGTTCACATAACAGTTGGAGAAATGATACTAATGTCATCTTAGCTGATGAAATGGGTCTTGGTAAAACTGTCCAGTCGGTATCTATGCTTGGTTTCTTACAGGTAAACCTGGTCTTCTAAGAACAGCTGGGTTATTATTCTGAATTGTATGGCTTTCcgttgatatttttattttttagaatgcTCAACAAATCCCTGGACCATTTCTTGTGGTTGTTCCATTATCAACCTTATCAAACTGGTCTAAAGAATTCAAGAAGTGGCTTCCAGATATGAATGTTATTGTATACGTTGGTACTCGTGCAAGCCGAGAGGTGAGTCCTGTTTTTCTTGTATGTTTGCTCGTTTTATTCAATATATCTGACAATTGGAGTGggtttaatatgtttttatatgtcACTGTTCTGTCTCCACCCAAATATACcctttttgttgatttttatctGCCTATGAAGTTATAATTTTCTGTTAGAACGTCTGGTACTGGTTGCTTTGTATCTTAACTAAGGTGGGTGGTAGTTAAAATATTTTGAACCCTTCCTCACTccaattttattctttttacatttttattttcttttgctgGCAGGTTTGTCAGCAATATGAATTTTACAATGACAAGAAAATTGGCAGACCTATAAAATTTAATACCCTGTTAACTACGTTCGAGGTAGTTCTGAAGGATAAGGCAGTGCTGTCTAAGATAAAGTGGAACTATTTGATGGTTGATGAAGCTCATAGGTTGAAGAATAGTGAGGCACAGTTATACACAACGCTTTCAGTATGCGATATTTGATCCCTTCCTGCCGTAAATAATTATATTGGTTATGTTAATATGATTAATATTGAATGGGGCCTTTCTGTTTTCTCAGGAATTTAGTACTAAGAACAAGTTGCTAATTACTGGAACTCCATTACAGAACAGCGTTGAGGAGCTATggtattattttcttttactttgtacTACTATGAGATTTTGCCAATTTTAGATGTAGATTTTGATACTAGttttttatatgcatataaaagAAGAGAATCTATCAAAGCTGAAATTTCTTCTGATATCAACTTTATATGTTGCATTTAGACAATGGGAGTTTCTGTGCCTGCTTTTAATTGTTGTTTTATAACCATAGCCTCTTGAGGATAAAATTCTTTTGCCTAACTTTAATCTTGTTAATATTTGcactttataactttttaaactCATCTTTCCTCACTATTTCTGGTTGACCGCATGATTATCTTTGTTCTTTTTGTCTCTCTTGTGAAATGTTACTGGGTAGCTGAATAAtagttgtttttatttatttaaatttttagtaaTAAAATGATACCAACCTTTTTATTGGCAAACCAATAATTCTATTCATTTCAAACTTGGAATCTAGCATGGGGAACAGACTTGCAAATCCTTTTCAACTGGCTGATGAATAGTCTTGTATGCTTCTTCAGATagtattttccattattttcatcCCTGAATCTTCTTTTGATAGGGCTCTGCTTCATTTCCTTGATCCTCACAAGTTTGAAAGTAAGGATGATTTTGTTCAAAATTACAAGAACCTTAGCACATTTAATGAAAATGAGGTATGCCATTAGAAGTTATTGCATCCTTTTGTCATTTTTCCTAGGTTATGTTATATTTTACTTGATCTAAAACCAAAATCTGTATTTAATTTGCATGTAGCTTGCTAATCTTCACATGGAATTGAGGCCTCACATTCTTCGAAGAGTTATCAAGGATGTGGAGAAATCTTTGCCTCCAAAAATTGAGCGTATCCTTAGGGTTGAGATGTCCCCGCTTCAGAAACAGTAAGAACTGTAAACTGCTTGCGAAGTTATGCATCTTTCTATTGCATCAACACATGAAACTATTCATATTTATGCAGGTACTATAGGTGGATTTTGGAACGCAACTTCCATGACTTAAACAAGGGTGTTCGTGGCAATCAGGTTAGTATCATGTATCATTTCGCTGCTTGAAAACTTTACTTGTGCAGCTTTTTGTGGTTTTTGTCTTCTTTCTTCCGATGTTTGGTTGTCATTTGATTTTACTACCAATAAAAGCATGCAGTATATAGCGAAGGTGAGTATTTTTGTaattgtttataaattttttcttctctttctgtTATTCTCAAGCAGTGCTACCCATCGTAGAAAATTGATGTAGGACTTTTCTCTTAAATTGCAGGTCTCACTTTTAAATATAGTGGTTGAATTGAAGAAATGCTGCAATCATCCCTTTCTGTTTGAAAGTGCTGATCATGGTTATGGCGGGGACACTAGCATGAATGATATTAGTAAATTGGAAAGAATTATATTAAGCAGTGGGAAGCTAGTCATACTTGACAAGTTGCTTACCAGGTTGCATGAAACAAAGCATAGAGTTCTAGTCTTTTCCCAGGTTTGTATTGGACTTGGCAATTTGTGTATCCATGTTGTGTTCATGTCCATGTTATTTTCTAGTGTCATAAACATGTTTaaggtattatatatattttaatatgttaaGAATCCGTGTTATTAGATTTTAACATTTTCCTGTACTTAGTGTTGTTTGTGTTGCATCCAATATTGTCAGGTCTTACTTTTTCATACTTGTTGGCCACTTGTTTAGTAGTCTTTTACTCTTTTATGCTATTTTTGGGAACTTAGAGGGAAAGGAAAATCAAGGTGGGGTTGAAGAGGGAGAATGAGAGGGTATGGTTTGCCTTTTTTGGCTTCCTGAATATACTGGAAGGGAAGAGAAAGATGGTTAATGTGGCACAACTTGTTTGGTCAAGTATTGGAAAGGAAAGGAGATgataatttggtatattttgtattTGCATCCTTTATGAGTTATAAGAAGAAACCAAAGCTGACATTAAATTGTTGTTCTAAAGCAAAAGCTTTTAATGAGGTAAATAGGTAATAACTCCCCTCCAGATACTCTCTATTGCAGAAAATGGTGGCTTGGCTTTACGAGTATCTCCTAATACCTTCTTTATTAATCTCAATTATTTGAAACTGAACCACTCTTCCTTCATCCCTTCACTTTCCTGGGTACTGTAATTTGTGTATGTGCTAGTATACATATGTGCATCCATACACTTGCACAATGTGTGTGTGTGTTAAGAATTGGTGTTATTGTATTTGTTAATATAGGTAGATGAGTCATTAGGTTTCTGGAAATTATCTAGTCTGAGTTCTTGAGGGAAACAGAGAAAGCTGAATAGAGGAAGTATTGTATCTGTATGTTTTATTATAGTTtactttattatcattttttttctctcttctaatTCTATATTTCTAATCCCATGATGGATGGGTGTTTAAAGTTGTCCTCTGGATATTATAAGACTGTGCTAGCTGGCCTTTATGTTTTTAGTTGACGGTAAGTCTGATTAAGTTTTGCAATCTTGTGTTGTACTTGTCATGTTCTGCAAAATGGTAAAAATTGCCAGATGGTTAGAATGCTGGATATACTAGCCGAGTACTTGTTGCTCAGAGGATTCCAATTTCAGAGGCTTGATGGTAGTACAAAGGCAGAGTTACGACAGCAAGCTATGGATCATTTCAATGCACCTGGAAGTGATGATTTCTGCTTCCTTCTTTCTACTCGGGCTGGTGGCCTTGGTATAAACCTTGCAACTGCGGACACTGTTATAATATTTGATTCTGACTGGAATCCCCAAAATGACTTGCAGGTCTCAAACTTGATATTCTGTTTTCCCAAGCATAATTTTCTATCTTATGGTGAAAATTTAGTAGCCTTGTTTATGCTTACCGTTTTATTTTGCTTCAGGCAATGAGTAGAGCTCATAGAATTGGGCAACGTGAAGTTGTCAACATTTTCAGATTTGTGACTAGCAAAAGTGTTGAGGAAGACATCCTGGAGCGAGCTAAAAAGAAGATGGTCATTCACCTTAACCTGATTGAATTTGTTCATAGAATTGGAAATTTCCACATATAAGTATTCATCATGTGTTAGTGAAGAGAGCCTAACTTAATTTTCTTGTTAGGTATTTAAAGTGAGTAATTTAATGTGTTTTCTTGCTTGGTGCTTTCTACAGGTGCTTGACCATTTGGTGATCCAAAAATTAAATGCTGAGGGTAGATTGGagagaaaagaaacaaagaaagggAGTCATTTTGACAAGGTAAGGACTTGTCTTGAAGTAATTATTCAAGTATGAAGGCTTATATGTTTTATCTCTGGATTTTGATTGTTGGAATTCACCAACATGATTGGCCTCTTCTTTCCTTAATATATGCTCTTGCTATTCAAGTTTTTAATACTTTTTGATCTTTAACGCAATTCAAATCTCTTTTACCATTTCAGAATGAGCTATCAGCAATTTTGAGATTTGGGGCTGAAGAGTTGTTCAAGGAGGACAGAAATGATGAAGAAAGCAAAAAAAGGCTGTTAGGTATGGATATAGATGAAATTCTTGAAAGGGCAGAGAAGGTTGAGGAGAAAGTGGGTGAGGaggaagggaatgaattgttgaGTGCTTTTAAGGCAAGCAACTTATGCTTTTTTACAGTGGACTTTTTTTGTAATAGGTGTATAGGTTCTTTCTTGTGTAACTGGTTTCTATTTCTTCCATCAAGCTCAGGTTGCTAATTTCTGTAATGCTGAAGATGATGGTACTTTCTGGAGTCGTTGGATAAAACCAGATGCTATTGCACAAGCTGAGGTATTATCGTGATATTCTTTTATCAATCTTATTCTATGAAAAGTTTCTTGAATGCCTACTTGtacatttttaacttttatgttTGTTTCTGACATTTAGTTGGatccatttattatttttttgcattAGGATGCTCTGGCTCCTCGTGCTGCAAGGAATACCAAGAGTTATGCTGAGACAAGTCAACCTGAGAGAAGtaacaaaagaaagaagaagggcTCTGATTCTCAGGAGCTTCAGGAGAGAGTACAAAAGCACCGTAAAGCAGAATATTCCGCTCCCTTGGCACCAATGATTGAGGGAGCAACTGCTCAAGTGAGAGGATGGTCTTATGGGAACCTGCCTAAAAGAGATGCTCTGCGCTTTTCTCGAGCAGTAGGTTTCTTGGTCTTCTGGAATTTGTCTGGCATATAAAACATATTTCTCTATTCATCGTATTTCCTATGCAATCTTGCAACATATTACTGATATTGCTGCTATCCACTATCTGGAGACACGTTTTCCTTTTTTGGTTCAACTCTTTTACCAAATATCTACATCCAACGTGGATATGTTCAATTTTTCCTAGACTTTCATATATTTGGAGAGTCCTCAGTAGATCATATCTCCATACCCATGTCTGGATATCCATCATACACGAGTATTTCTAGCAAGATGGAGAGTTGGAGTAACATAAGTACACATTCTTACTCCATCAGCCCGTTCCTCCTGATTAGAAATGTCATGTTCTATCCTTCTGCATGTCTTCTTTAATTTGTTGCATTTGCCTCTTCAATTATTGTAGGTTCTGCTGACTGATTTTATgcgtttttgtttttgaaatttccTTTTGCTCCAAAAATCAGGTTATGAAATTTGGGAATGAGAACCAAATCACTTTGATAGCAGAGGAAGTTGGTGGTGCTGTTGCAGCAGCTCCAATTGATGCACAGATTGAGCTTTTCCAAGCTTTGGTTGAAGGATGTAGAGAAGCAGTTGAAGTAGGAAATGCAGAACCTAAGGTTTGTTCTATCAGTTACAAAtggtattttgttttttaattcttCATTGGCGTGCATCATCCAGTTAAATTGTAGGCCCTTCTGTTATTCTGTTCTTTTGTGTGGTAATTACATTCAGGGACCATTATTGGACTTCTTTGGCGTCCCTGTTAAGGCGAATGATCTGTTCAATCGTGTCCAAGAACTTCAGTTGTTAGCAAAGCGAATAAGTCGGTATGAAGATCCTATAAGACAGTTCCGTGTGTTGATGTACCTTAAACCCTCTAATTGGTCCAAGGGGTGCGGATGGAATCAGAGTATGTATATCCCATTTATGCTTTTCTCTGTTCtgtgaatttaattaaatgaaaattgctGTGGACTTATCATACCTTCTGTTATTGCCAGCAGTTGATGATGCAAGATTGCTTCTGGGAATACACTACCATGGATTCGGAAATTGGGAAAGGATAAGATTAGATGAAAGGCTTGGCCTCACGAAGAAGATTGCTCCTGCTGAACTTCAACACCATGAAACCTTTCTGCCACGAGCCCCAAATTTGAAGGAACGTGCTAATGCACTTTTGGAAATGGTACTCTTCCAATTTCAATATAAGGGAGTGTAATTCTTACTGCTTTGGCTAGAGTAGTTCTTACTGTATTgaaaaatgaattcatttattttcttaatatatgTACTTTACACACGCTCACACACgcatttatatgtatatgtattttctGTTGTGTTTGCTACAGATTCCTTCTTTTGAAAATTTCTTGCTATATTTACTTGTAtgcaaatattttgtttttggtaGAGAATAACCAAACTGCTTTTTTCTTTGACCTCATAAGTCATAATTGGTTTATCTGTGTTACTTGAATTCAGTGTTGGATACAAGTATGTGTTTGATACGAGTATGGTCTGTTTTTTAAAAGCTTTTCCATGTATTTTAAGGATCATTGGAGGGGCTTATATCCCCTTATCTATGTCCGGTGATGCATCAGAAATGGGtacttcaagaaaaacaaagattTGGAACAAAATGGGTTTTTATTACCAGTGAACCAAATTAGTGGAAGCTTACAAATTTTCTATTGTGTGGTTGATATTTCTCTGATTGTTTAATGCACATACATCAGTGTTTCTTGCATGCTGTTATCCTAAGCTTTAAGCTTCTATTTGTGCTAATTGTCCAATTTAAATTGTCTGGTACTTTCTCCACAGGAAGTTGCTGCAATCGGTGGTGGTAAGACTGCTAGTACCAAAGCTGGTCGAAAGGcttcaaagaaagaaaagcaGAATACTCTTAAGGTATCAATATCTCGTGGAAGAGATACGAAGGGGAAACCGGGTTCTCCTAAAGTCGGTTTTAAAATGAGTAGGGACAGGCATAAGAGGCCTCAGAAAGTTGAACTAGTTAAAGAAGAGGGCGAAATGTCTGACAATGAGGGGGTATATGAGCACTTTAAAGAAGTGAAGTGGATGGAGTGGTGTGAAGATGTTATGATTGATGAAATAAAAACCCTTCGTCGTCTCCAAAGATTGCAGACTACCAGTGCTGATCTTCCCAAGGATAAGGTTTGCCAATCTTGTTTTAGATTTCTTTGGTATTTGTTATTGGTTTTGTGAACTGAAGTTGCATTGAAAAGTTCTACTTCCTTCCAGGTGCTTTCAAAAATTCGGAATTATCTGCAGCTTCTTGGAAGGAAGATAGATGAAATTGTCTTGGAACATGAAGATGAGCTCTATAGACAAGATAGTATGTGGTTCTTCTTGCTGTTTAATTGTGTTTTCTGTTTATTAGTTTTATCACGTTTTTGCATATGCATTGGATCTCTCATATGCGCATTCACGATTTTAAACATTTAAAGATTCTAGATGTCTGATAAGTCcatttattttgatttcaattcaCGTTGCAGGGATGACTATGCGCTTATGGAACTATGTCTCTACATTCTCGAATCTTTCTGGTGAGAGGCTGCATCAGATTTATTCCAAACTTAAGCAGGAGCGGGAAGAAGAGGGAGGGGATGGACCCTCCCGTATCAATGGTGCTATACCTGGTCATGTTGATAGAGACGGTGACCCTAACTACCCCCCTTTCTCACATTCTGTTGAGAAGCAAAGAGGGTACAAGAATGCAGTGGCATATCAAACATCACAACCAATACACAAAGGCATTGATGCTGCAAAGTTTGAAGCTTGGAAACGACGGCGGAGAGCAGAAGGGGATATCCATCCCCAACTCCAGCCCTCGGCTCAAAGACCTACGAACAATGGTATCCAATTGGTAGATCCAAACTCCTTGGGGATTCTTGGGGCAGGACCATCAGATAAATGTCTTGTTAATAATGAGAGACCGTATCGGATGCATTAAACTGGATTTGCACAATGGCAATGCTTGCCATGGGGCATCAACTACAGTAAGCTTTTTGTGCTGTGCTGGATGATACTTGAGCCTTTGAATATTGGGTGGGATTCCTTTTTGGGCATGGAAATAAAAGTTGGTATTTAAAGTTGAGTGTTTATGGGTGGATTTAAGGAGGTGTATCCACCAGGTGGGAGTTGAATCCATGTAAAAAGTCAGCTGAGCTAAAAAAGGTTTTACTAACATGTGCAGGGCATGCCGGAGCGGCCTTTCCACAATTTATTCTTTTTACAGTTTCTTTTTGGTAGTGAATCCAGTAATTTGTTTAATTGTATAGCGCAAAAGTGGCaggagaaaaaaatttgaaatgaatatGCAAGGAAAAAAGTGTACATTatcatttttgaatatttttatttgacaacATTCAAATTTTGTTGGCAATAATAATGGGTATGAGTTTGCTTGCTTTTTTGTTTTACGTTGAGAGGCAGGGGTGGCGTTTTTTTGCTTTATAATAGTGGTTTCAGGAAATTTGTACTTGCTTTACAATAGAGCATGTTATGGTATGAATTTGCTTGCTTTATCCCTTATTCCCTCTAATGCACTCGTTTGAGAATCGAAACAGAAACTTGTGATTGCCAACACAACCCAAAGCACTGTGAGAAGCTCTCTCCACACAAAAAGTCTTATTGCAGATTTTGATTGGTACAAAAGAAGTGGTAAGAAGTTGGGATTTTAATTCTGGAGTCCCATATCAGATTTAACCATACCACCAACATTAGAGACCGATTCAAGTTCCTTGAGTTCTCCTCCTATATCAAACATTAGAAACCAATACAGTGAATAAAGCAATCATATTTATATTAGTGCTTCACTCTTACAACatgtctttctttgatggtgatgaatCTTGTGGACTACGCTCGTGCTGTTTTAAATAACTCCTCCCACTTTTCTGGATCGGTTCCCGGACCTTCCCCCTGCCACGTAAATTCAATATCTTCATTTTGGCAAACCAACTTATCAACCAAAAATATGCTTAATAACTTCTAGTGAGATTCTAAAATGATGTCAGTACCCTCAAACAAGGAATTCACATAACTCTACTCATTTCTCATCTTTCGATAATCACAATTAGATTACAGATTCAAATCGCACCATGTTTCGGTTTTAGAAAAAAACCTAAAATGTAAATGATTGCATGTACGGAATCCTACACCTGCTATAACAAATTGCAGTACTTACCTCAACTGAGTTGATTTCGTAAATTTTGCCTTCAGTAAATTCTATGTCCATTGCTTGTATGCAAGCTTCAGCAACCACAAGTCTGCTTACTTCTCCCACCAGATTATCTCCTGTGTCATTTTCCCCCCCAAAAGTGAATCATATAGACAGCttataatttacttaatcatATGTATATGAATCTGTCTCCAAAGCTTTTGCATGACTTAAAATGTCTTTATGACTAGAAGAGCCGGTCATAGCAATTTCACTTGTCAAATTTATGTTGTTGGCAGTTACTATCAAATCTATCATCTTTTCAATGGTGCATAAAAACAGCAGTTGAGATTAAATTTACTTAATCTCTATCATCTTTTCCATGGTGCATAAAAACAGCAGTTGAGATTAAATTTACTTAATCATTGCTAATGGtgcataaaaaaacaaaatgaaaaaatatatcatCTTTTCAAGCAATCACCAACTTGGTAGGAGGAACATCTAAAATAGACGCACACAATGGGAATGTGTGACACTGTGAATGCAAGTTCATTGCCTTGAAACCATAGAGTAAAGCCAAGCTACTATATACCTGCAGTTGAGATTAATTTATCATAAATGGAAAGCCAAAACTCGAACTCTAGATTGCTAATTCATAGAGGATTTCATAACATGTTAAAAGGACTACTCAACCTTGAAGCTAGAAAAAGTACATTAGGGCCTGAAATAATAATTTCTATGAAAATCAAAAGGTTAAAGAgtaataatatttgttttaacAAAAACTGGATCTAAGGAAATAATGCTGAGAAACCAATCTAATTTTTGGTCCAAACTGTAATAGATATTTACAGTTTTTCCCCTTTTTGCTACAAAGGAGGCTGCACGCTATAGAATATGAGAAGGGGTTGCCAATGCTGGGATTTGGACTCCGACTTTTTGTATACCACCTCTTTAGGGGTGGCTGCAAGGCATTTTTACAATCTAACCTAGTGGGAACTCAATttcaacataccttaatcaatcaGAACTTTTTATTGTCTATAATTGCTGTTGAAATACGTTTGACAACTTAATACATAACAGTTTTACTATTTGCGCCACTGGAAAACCTGATTCAACATACCTTGACCAATGACAACTGCACGGCGTTGTCCAGCAGTGGCTTTAAGCAAAGTGTTAAGATCATATGATGTGTAAGGTCCATCTGTCAATCTACCAGCTCTGTGCACAAAAGGGTATTGTTTGGAGAAACATTGAAGTACATCAGCCAAAAGCATACAGACGCACCATTTCATGCTAACAACAGAAAACATTATGATTACGCACGTACCTGATAATGGTAAATGGAAGGCCAGACTCACAAAGAAAATCTTCccctttctttttatattttagaacCCCAAAAAGGTTCATAATGCTGCAAAAATTAATGTAAATGTAAAGTTGATTAGAAGTAGCTGCAAACCAACATCCCTCAGATATTTTGTAGCAAAAACCAGTATTAATAGCTGCACAGCAAGAGCGCCACATTCAATGGTACTAAAATTAAgttcaatcatatcataattgtGATTATTATATATTACTCCTgcattccttttctttttctctcccttTTTCTTGGATGGGGATGGCGAGGGGAGGGGAAGGCATGAAGCTCTTTCACAAAAATCATTCATACAGtagaaataataatggaattgaaGTTtaaagccaaaagaaaacagaCCATTAGTGAACAAAAAACATGTAATGGCATTCACTGTTTGACCATTTGATTGCTAATCAAGACACAATAGCAGTATGATACCGATTGCTAACTATGTGCGTCAGGTTTTGATGAATGGGCAGAAAATTAGTTTCTGGCTCACTGAGCATAACATGCTCCGAGTCCGTGTTCAAATTGGTTGCAACAAAAGTTCAGAATTTACAAGACAAGAGTGCAAATTATCTACGAAAGAAAGCATACTCAATGATGTGGTAGAACTTGGTATTGATCCCTAGTTGATGAGGCTGCAAGTTCAATTTTCCAATATAGAGGCCTTAAATAACATGATTGAACTAAGAGATGATATTTCACAATTTTTTCAGCATGGAATCCGACATGATATCTCTCTGTTTCACTGAATTAGAAGTCCATTTCTTATAATACAGATGGAAAGAAGAAATATTCTGGCTGTCAGTAGAAGTCATAACAC from the Gossypium hirsutum isolate 1008001.06 chromosome D09, Gossypium_hirsutum_v2.1, whole genome shotgun sequence genome contains:
- the LOC107891437 gene encoding protein CHROMATIN REMODELING 5 isoform X3, whose protein sequence is MMAFFRNYSNDTDAHDVLEEKSQGQSIGRIRSSVGNDDVGGSGTYSEREFDINAHYQSDGEPDGSVRLHNEVAAASGAGVSNSNFQPPGRRVAPGKWGSTFWKDCQPMDHQGGSDSGQDSKSDHRNLEASEYNSSDDRDDRLDVEDDEAQKGKAQRGNSDVPADEMLSDEYYEQDGEEQSDTMHYTGFSNSVGLNTRPKSKPASLSSTMSGSSRALNNFNYDDEENNHDVDYEEEEEEDEDDPDDADFEPDYDAATGRAGNQFVKQDKDWDGEDSEEEDNSDGDVDISDEEDSYYRKKPKGVQHVKVGLNVKPSKERKYTNRQRRGKSSFDENECSAEDSDSESVHDFKSIARRGGNHRISSARSNTFTSMGRNSEVRTSSRSVRKVSYVESEGSEEIEEVKKKKTLKDEAEEEDGDSIEKVLWHQPKGMADDAIRNNRSTEPVLLSHLFDSEPDWNEMEFLIKWKGQSHLHCQWKPFFELQNLSGFKKVLNYTKKVMDDAKYRKALSREEIEVNDVSKEMDLDLIKQNSQVERVIVDRISKDASGNVMSEYLVKWQGLSYAEATWEKDIDITFAQDAIDEYKARDAAMAVQGKIVDHQRKKGKASLRKLDEQPERLRGGKLRDYQLEGLNFLVNSWRNDTNVILADEMGLGKTVQSVSMLGFLQNAQQIPGPFLVVVPLSTLSNWSKEFKKWLPDMNVIVYVGTRASREVCQQYEFYNDKKIGRPIKFNTLLTTFEVVLKDKAVLSKIKWNYLMVDEAHRLKNSEAQLYTTLSEFSTKNKLLITGTPLQNSVEELWALLHFLDPHKFESKDDFVQNYKNLSTFNENELANLHMELRPHILRRVIKDVEKSLPPKIERILRVEMSPLQKQYYRWILERNFHDLNKGVRGNQVSLLNIVVELKKCCNHPFLFESADHGYGGDTSMNDISKLERIILSSGKLVILDKLLTRLHETKHRVLVFSQMVRMLDILAEYLLLRGFQFQRLDGSTKAELRQQAMDHFNAPGSDDFCFLLSTRAGGLGINLATADTVIIFDSDWNPQNDLQAMSRAHRIGQREVVNIFRFVTSKSVEEDILERAKKKMVLDHLVIQKLNAEGRLERKETKKGSHFDKNELSAILRFGAEELFKEDRNDEESKKRLLGMDIDEILERAEKVEEKVGEEEGNELLSAFKVANFCNAEDDGTFWSRWIKPDAIAQAEDALAPRAARNTKSYAETSQPERSNKRKKKGSDSQELQERVQKHRKAEYSAPLAPMIEGATAQVRGWSYGNLPKRDALRFSRAVMKFGNENQITLIAEEVGGAVAAAPIDAQIELFQALVEGCREAVEVGNAEPKGPLLDFFGVPVKANDLFNRVQELQLLAKRISRYEDPIRQFRVLMYLKPSNWSKGCGWNQTVDDARLLLGIHYHGFGNWERIRLDERLGLTKKIAPAELQHHETFLPRAPNLKERANALLEMEVAAIGGGKTASTKAGRKASKKEKQNTLKVSISRGRDTKGKPGSPKVGFKMSRDRHKRPQKVELVKEEGEMSDNEGVYEHFKEVKWMEWCEDVMIDEIKTLRRLQRLQTTSADLPKDKVLSKIRNYLQLLGRKIDEIVLEHEDELYRQDRMTMRLWNYVSTFSNLSGERLHQIYSKLKQEREEEGGDGPSRINGAIPGHVDRDGDPNYPPFSHSVEKQRGYKNAVAYQTSQPIHKGIDAAKFEAWKRRRRAEGDIHPQLQPSAQRPTNNGIQLVDPNSLGILGAGPSDKCLVNNERPYRMH